In one Brienomyrus brachyistius isolate T26 chromosome 5, BBRACH_0.4, whole genome shotgun sequence genomic region, the following are encoded:
- the LOC125742838 gene encoding glucose-6-phosphatase catalytic subunit 1-like, giving the protein MDLLHSIGVDLALYLQTNYRNYESVFRLASSLADLHTPIFIFFPVWFHLRQKVGINLIWVAVVGDWLNLVFKWVLFGERPYWWVHETQFYGSAPPPVLQQFPITCETGPGSPSGHAMGLAGVWHVMVTAVFAANTERKHSALFSWVIRLGLWMVLGILVLLVCMSRVYVAAHFPHQVITGVIAGMIVAEVFNRVQWIYSASLKKYLYVTLFLLTFALGFYVLLKALGVDLLWTLDKAKRWCIRPEWVHMDTTPFASLLRNMGTLFGLGLGLHSPLYTENKKSRSASFRLGCIISSLLLLQLLDTVNLPSKSNFLFYLLSFCKSAAAPFITAALVPGCLSVLFLSKNVQRNL; this is encoded by the exons ATGGACCTTCTGCACAGCATAGGGGTGGACCTGGCCCTCTACCTCCAAACAAACTACCGAAATTATGAAAGCGTGTTCCGCCTGGCCTCCTCCCTGGCAGACCTGCACACACCCATCTTTATCTTCTTTCCCGTTTGGTTCCACTTACGTCAGAAAGTGGGCATCAATCTAATATGGGTAGCTGTGGTCGGGGACTGGCTTAACCTGGTCTTCAAATG GGTTCTCTTTGGGGAGAGACCATACTGGTGGGTCCATGAGACCCAGTTCTATGGTTCTGCACCACCTCCTGTCTTGCAGCAATTCCCCATCACCTGTGAAACTGGGCCAG GAAGCCCATCTGGTCACGCCATGGGCTTGGCAGGAGTGtggcatgtcatggtgacagctgtctttgcagcaaatacagagagAAAACACTCTGCTCTTTTCAGCTG GGTCATACGCCTGGGGCTCTGGATGGTGCTGGGCATACTCGTCCTCCTTGTGTGCATGTCCCGGGTGTATGTGGCCGCCCACTTCCCACATCAGGTCATCACTGGGGTcattgcag GTATGATTGTGGCTGAGGTGTTCAACCGAGTGCAGTGGATCTACAGCGCCAGTCTGAAGAAGTACCTGTACGTCACCCTCTTTCTGCTTACCTTCGCCCTGGGTTTCTATGTGCTGCTGAAGGCACTCGGTGTCGACCTGCTCTGGACTCTGGATAAAGCAAAGAGGTGGTGCATCCGGCCCGAATGGGTCCACATGGACACGACGCCTTTCGCCAGCCTCCTCCGCAACATGGGCACCTTGTTTGGCCTCGGTTTGGGCCTGCACTCTCCTCTCTACACAGAGAACAAGAAGAGCAGGAGCGCCTCCTTCAGGCTGGGCTGTATCATATCCTCACTGCTGCTTTTGCAGCTGCTGGATACAGTTAACCTCCCTTCTAAGAGTAATTTTTTGTTCTACCTGTTGTCCTTCTGTAAGAGTGCAGCCGCACCCTTCATCACTGCTGCCCTGGTGCCAGGCTGCCTCTCAGTCCTCTTCCTaagcaaaaatgttcagaggAACTTATGA
- the LOC125742819 gene encoding membrane primary amine oxidase-like — MNSYVKYTLIFIALVSIIINVIFICFSLQKTPKCISKSAKHMEHNDHSLVFADLSAVEYKQVRDYMWKQADLNISKKATASPSENFIFLIDLCLPKKSDVLRYLDMNEKKPVREASVVVLYGSLGKIEEYVVGPLPQPTYHKTVTLQKYKTRPPITARPVTTGEYMQLFEFIAKKVFINLIKLLIESFNVSQENILRPFEGLPRGVKSGDRRTWIAFFRDYSGMYIHPVGFEVLINHSNTNCEYWTVDKLMYNGQYFDTVEELKNKYEAGNIIKIVYTPIGNYASLKPRVKPVEISPQQYYPQGQRFSIHKNQVLYLNWSFAFGLSSLTGMRVFDVRFKGERIAYEISVQEAMSVYGSITPGMMLTKFLDSSVGIGRFAHELVRGIDCPYTATYVDTYRYLDFNAAQRFRNSICIFEHDTGRPLRRHFSDFFHSGYGGMPNTALVLRTITSIGNYDYLWDFIFYQSGSIEAKVHATGYISSSYKVKGNLQFGHQVADHTIGNIHTHFVNFKVDLDVLGEKNIFQTKDMEFKEVEIPWVTGKKAKIPHLVEKQINTEKEAAMRHDVKTPRYLHIASNRTNRWGHHRSYRLQVYSFTGDHLPQTEPEEKSMSWARYKVAITKYKDEELTSSSLYSQNDMWSPAVDFSKFIDDNENIVQQDLVAWVTTGFLHIPHAEDIPNTVTVGNGGGVILRPHNYFDEDPSVNSPDAVYITPKAEQSCETNRMACFDQGTCSPTVPPFTYNGFDGSLISEE; from the exons ATGAATTCATACGTGAAATACACACTTATTTTTATAGCACTTGTTTctataattattaatgtaatcttCATATGCTTTAGCCTACAAAAAACGCCAAAATGCATTTCAAAATCTGCAAAACACATGGAGCACAACGACCACAGTCTGGTTTTTGCGGATTTGTCTGCTGTGGAATACAAACAGGTCAGAGATTATATGTGGAAACAGGCTGATTTAAACATTTCCAAGAAGGCAACTGCATCTCCGTCCGAAAACTTCATTTTTCTGATAGATCTCTGCCTTCCAAAGAAATCGGATGTGCTTCGTTATTTGGATATGAACGAAAAGAAGCCTGTTAGGGAAGCCTCAGTAGTGGTTTTGTATGGCTCTCTTGGAAAGATTGAGGAGTATGTCGTGGGTCCCCTACCGCAGCCGACATACCATAAGACTGTAACTTTGCAAAAATACAAAACTCGACCACCGATAACCGCAAGACCTGTTACGACCGGGGAATATATGCAACTCTTTGAATTCATTGCTAAAAAGGTATTTATAAATCTAATTAAACTGCTCATAGAAAGTTTTAATGTGTCGCAGGAAAATATTTTGCGTCCATTTGAGGGCCTGCCCAGAGGCGTGAAATCTGGCGACAGGCGGACCTGGATCGCATTCTTCCGAGATTATAGTGGCATGTACATACACCCCGTCGGATTTGAGGTCCTGATTAATCACAGCAACACAAACTGTGAGTATTGGACTGTAGATAAGCTGATGTACAACGGGCAGTATTTTGATACCGTGGAAGAACTTAAAAACAAGTATGAAGCAGGAAACATTATTAAAATAGTTTATACTCCTATAGGAAATTATGCGTCATTGAAACCTAGAGTGAAACCTGTAGAAATAAGCCCTCAGCAATATTATCCCCAAGGTCAACGCTTTAGTATACATAAAAATCAGGTTTTGTACCTAAACTGGAGTTTTGCGTTTGGTCTCAGCTCCCTCACTGGCATGCGAGTGTTTGATGTGCGCTTTAAGGGTGAAAGAATTGCCTACGAGATCAGTGTTCAAGAGGCCATGTCAGTGTACGGCTCCATCACCCCTGGGATGATGCTGACAAAATTCCTGGACTCCAGCGTTGGGATCGGTCGTTTTGCGCATGAACTGGTCCGCGGCATTGATTGTCCATACACCGCCACCTATGTAGACACTTACCGTTACCTCGATTTCAATGCTGCCCAAAGGTTTCGAAACTCCATCTGCATTTTCGAGCATGACACCGGCCGCCCCCTCAGGAGGCACTTTTCCGATTTTTTCCATTCCGGTTATGGTGGCATGCCAAACACTGCATTGGTTTTGAGGACTATCACATCCATAGGCAACTATGATTACCTGTGGGACTTCATTTTCTACCAGAGTGGATCTATTGAAGCTAAAGTACACGCAACTGGCTATATATCTTCATCTTACAAAGTAAAAGGTAATCTGCAGTTTGGCCACCAGGTGGCAGACCACACCATTGGCAATATTCACACTCACTTCGTGAACTTTAAAGTTGACCTGGATGTCTTGG GGGAAAAGAACATTTTTCAGACAAAAGATATGGAATTTAAGGAAGTGGAGATACCGTGGGTCACtgggaaaaaagcaaaaatccCCCATCTTGTGGAGAAGCAAATAAACACAGAGAAGGAGGCTGCCATGCGCCATGACGTAAAAACACCACGCTACTTACATATCGCGAGCAACCGCACCAACCGCTGGGGCCACCATCGATCCTACAGGCTGCAGGTGTACAGCTTCACCGGAGACCACTTACCACAAACTGAGCCGGAGGAGAAGTCCATGTCCTGGGCCAG GTACAAAGTGGCTATTACGAAGTACAAAGATGAGGAgctcaccagcagcagcctgtacAGCCAAAATGATATGTGGTCCCCAGCTGTGGACTTCAGCAAATTCATTGACGATAACGAGAACATTGTCCAGCAG gACCTGGTTGCCTGGGTCACCACTGGCTTTCTCCATATACCTCACGCAGAGGATATACCCAACACTGTAACCGTTGGCAATGGAGGCGGAGTCATTTTAAGACCCCATAACTACTTTGATGAAGATCCATCTGTCAATTCTCCAGACGCAGTGTACATCACCCCAAAAGCGGAGCAGAGCTGCGAGACTAACAGGATGGCCTGCTTTGATCAAGGAACATGTAGCCCAACTGTACCTCCTTTTACATATAACGGCTTTGATGGGTCCTTGATCTCTGAGGAATGA